Proteins encoded in a region of the Candidatus Aegiribacteria sp. genome:
- a CDS encoding glycosyltransferase family 39 protein, producing the protein MKLPLKYRYIVIVIAVLLPRIAWFVLLGGDLPKPARDQVFYISMAGRVAEGEGISFSREMGLVKSVMGREMESFDNWTRDPKYIFGIVPVETPTAAIEPGYPILLAALFMITGPCTGAVFLLNSIFAILGAWAVWKLVSENWGEKQAMLATLIWSLYPYYIYYSAYAMTDMIHISLLPVIALLTLRSASKPKMGFAAGIATGILFLIRSTILFTVPLQLAWLFFKRRWRAALLLLTGFVLCCIPWVIRNYAVLGSPVLLPTKGSLNLWMRNNPSMLTIEGINIPDFIENGINRRDLLDYLPMDGLETELERSNIIMSRAREFVFANPMLFTYLTVVRAGLFLSPIGGTMENAAAKLAGILIYLPMLLIAIREAIRRRKDGRIIFLVCCFLLYLALHSIAHGGVRYRLPVDTILIVFTSLFIGRKLGWSEKKRIEEYTERGKDKKV; encoded by the coding sequence ATGAAACTACCACTGAAATACAGATACATCGTTATCGTCATTGCGGTTCTTCTACCGAGGATTGCGTGGTTCGTTCTTCTTGGTGGTGATCTGCCGAAACCCGCGCGGGATCAGGTATTTTACATATCCATGGCCGGAAGGGTGGCTGAAGGCGAAGGGATATCATTCAGCAGAGAAATGGGCCTGGTCAAAAGCGTAATGGGCAGGGAGATGGAATCCTTTGACAATTGGACACGGGATCCGAAATATATCTTCGGCATAGTACCGGTAGAGACTCCCACGGCAGCAATAGAACCGGGGTATCCTATCCTTCTGGCGGCTCTTTTCATGATAACAGGGCCATGCACAGGAGCCGTTTTTCTTCTGAATTCCATCTTTGCGATACTGGGAGCATGGGCTGTCTGGAAACTGGTATCGGAGAACTGGGGAGAAAAGCAGGCCATGCTTGCAACCCTGATATGGTCGCTTTATCCATACTACATTTATTACAGTGCCTACGCCATGACAGATATGATTCACATTTCTCTTCTTCCGGTTATCGCGCTGCTTACATTGCGGTCCGCTTCCAAACCAAAGATGGGTTTTGCCGCTGGAATCGCGACGGGTATTCTCTTTCTCATAAGAAGCACAATTCTGTTCACGGTACCTCTGCAGCTGGCCTGGCTGTTTTTCAAAAGAAGATGGAGGGCAGCTCTTCTGCTACTGACCGGTTTTGTTCTTTGCTGCATTCCCTGGGTAATAAGAAACTACGCAGTTCTTGGAAGCCCTGTCCTTTTACCGACAAAAGGTTCCCTCAATCTCTGGATGAGGAACAATCCTTCCATGCTGACTATTGAAGGGATAAACATTCCGGATTTCATCGAGAACGGGATAAACAGAAGGGACCTTCTTGATTATCTTCCAATGGACGGGCTTGAAACGGAGCTCGAAAGAAGCAATATCATCATGAGCAGAGCCAGGGAGTTCGTTTTTGCGAATCCCATGTTGTTCACTTATCTCACAGTAGTTAGAGCCGGTCTTTTCCTGTCTCCTATCGGCGGAACGATGGAAAACGCAGCCGCAAAACTGGCTGGAATACTGATTTATCTCCCCATGCTTCTTATAGCTATCCGGGAGGCGATAAGGAGGAGAAAGGACGGCAGAATTATTTTTCTTGTTTGCTGTTTTTTACTCTATCTGGCACTTCACTCAATCGCTCACGGCGGAGTACGGTACAGGCTGCCCGTTGATACGATTCTTATTGTATTCACATCGCTGTTTATCGGTAGGAAATTGGGTTGGAGCGAGAAAAAACGGATAGAGGAATACACGGAAAGGGGGAAAGATAAAAAGGTATGA
- a CDS encoding ChbG/HpnK family deacetylase — protein sequence MKVFVTVDDLGMAAGVNRSVEILLPKGVIDGLSIMATGPDLDGAIALASSLDVAVSVHLNCVKPPFLVEKDFPSSHITWFRKGRKLADRVKNEWRSQIEKVLSTGLMVTKLDSHQHIHNARGLRNVILDLADEYGIGTVRGAVLPEKWKSPSCFVLNRLGRKFAKSAVRRGIITPDLLLGFSRSGNVTRGYLESIGRSIKGDGVAELVMHPATEPVWTSTQTDELELMRSEWFAEWLKKH from the coding sequence ATGAAGGTATTTGTAACTGTAGATGACCTTGGAATGGCCGCAGGCGTGAACAGAAGCGTTGAAATACTTCTTCCGAAGGGAGTTATTGATGGCTTGAGTATCATGGCTACCGGCCCGGATCTGGATGGAGCGATTGCACTTGCCTCCAGTTTGGACGTAGCGGTATCAGTTCACCTGAACTGCGTGAAACCTCCCTTTCTTGTTGAGAAAGACTTTCCCTCTTCACATATAACGTGGTTCAGAAAGGGAAGAAAACTTGCTGACAGGGTAAAAAACGAATGGAGGAGCCAGATAGAGAAGGTTCTTTCTACAGGGCTTATGGTAACGAAGTTGGACAGCCACCAGCATATCCATAACGCCAGGGGACTGAGGAATGTTATACTCGACCTCGCGGATGAGTACGGAATAGGAACGGTAAGAGGAGCTGTGCTTCCAGAAAAGTGGAAAAGTCCCTCGTGCTTCGTACTTAACAGACTTGGAAGGAAATTCGCAAAATCAGCGGTCAGACGAGGAATTATAACCCCGGATCTGTTACTGGGTTTCTCCAGAAGTGGTAATGTTACCAGGGGATATCTCGAGAGCATTGGCAGAAGCATAAAGGGTGATGGTGTTGCTGAACTGGTAATGCACCCGGCAACGGAGCCTGTCTGGACATCAACACAGACTGACGAGCTTGAACTGATGCGGTCGGAATGGTTTGCCGAATGGTTGAAAAAGCACTGA